The following DNA comes from Desulfovibrio sp..
AGCGGGCCGCCACAGGGCGGCCCGCTTTCATTGCTGGTCATTGCTGTTTTTTGCTATTTCTTGCTGCTTCGCCGGAGCATGTTTGTGTAACAAAGCTTTGGACGGGCGGGCGGTTGTAAAAGATTGTTCACCAGAGGTGCACTGGCCCGGAAAGCATCGGGCAAGAAAACATCGGGCACAGAAAGCACTTGGAGTAGACAGCACACAGGCGCAAAAAACATGAGGCGAGTGGGCGGTTCCACTGCCCGCCCTGCGCTACCCGTTTTTCACGTCGGCGCGGCAGGTGAGCGTTGGCCCGTCCAGCATGCTCATGGCGTCAATCAGCAGGGAGCGGTAGCTGCCTGTGCCGCCCCCGACGCCAACCACCATAGCTTCAGCGGCAATTTCTCCTGCCACGCCCATGCTGCTGACAGCGCACAGGCAGGCCTGGGGCGCTTCTTCGGGCGCAGCCCCAAGGCAACAGCCGATGACGGCCGCCGACATGCAACCCGAACCCGTGATGCGCGCCATGAGCGGATGCCCGTTGCGCACCGTCCACACCCCCTGGGCATGGGCCACAATATCTATGGCTCCGCTGATTACCACCACGGCTCCCGTGCTGTCACTCAGCCGCCTGGCCATGTCGGACGCGCCCTTGAGGCTGCCCTCGGTCACAAGGGAGGCGTCCTCGGCGTCCACGCCTCTGGCCCTGGCGTCCTCTCCGGCCAGAAAACCTATCTCTGAAATATTGCCCTTGATGACCGCAAAGCGCACTTCACGCAACAGGCTTTGCAAAGCGCTGTTACGCAGGGCCGTAGCGCCCGCGCCCACAGGATCAAGCACCACGGGCCGCCCCAGGCTGTTGGCGCGCCTGCCCGCCACAATCATGGCCTCAACAGTGCGGCTGTTGAGCGTGCCTATATTGATGACCAGAGCCTGCGCCAGAGTCACCACATCTTCCACTTCGGCAATGTCGTCGGCCATTATGGGCGACCCGCCAGCGGCAAGAACCATGTTGGCGCAGTCGTTCACGGTGACGTAGTTTGTAATGCAGTGCACCACAGGCCCGCGCCGCCGCACGGTATCCAGAATATCCGCAAAGAATCTCATGCACTTCTCCTTCCGGCCACAGCCGGATCTCCATACGCAAACATACGCCGCTCTGGGGCGAAAAACGCCACGGCAGCCCTGAACGCGCCCTGCCGCCGGGCACGGAGGCCTAAGCGTAGCTTCAGCTGTTGCCCGCAGGGCTTGCCTGAACCGTTGGCGGGAACCGCCTTACGGGGCAGGACAGCATCGCTATGTATGAAGGCAGCACTACTATTTACCTGCGCAATTCCCTGCGCGCTTAAACCCCGTTGTGAGCGTGCCGCAACCCTTGAGAATGTATATTCTCAATGCTTCCAAGACGCCCGCATCCCCCAGAGCAATTTCAACGTGAAATTGCTCTGGGGAAGCATTGATTAAAGAGCCTCCTGGAAACGCGCTGGTATTTCGTTTGGCAAGGCGCTCTTTTTTTGAAGCAGGAGTGGACTCTTCCGTCCTCGACTGCTTCAAAAAAAGAGAAGCAACGCCGCCAAACGGAATAAATCAGCGTTTCCCTAAAAGGCGCTCGTGACGACACCGTCTAGGGTTTGATGTAGGCAAAACCCTCACGCTGCAAACGCACTATTTCCACCAGTCCCGCAGGCACGACTTCGCAGCCGGGCCAGAGGTCTTCGGGCGTCATGTTGTTGTTGGCCAAGGCATTGGCGCAAACCCGGATGCGCACCCCCTGTTCCTGCAAGGGCGCGGCCAAGGCGCGGAACTCTTCATTGCTCTTGTGAAACTGGATTGCGGAAGGGCCGTTGGCCACCACCACAAGTTGATAGCTCTCGTTGGGCAAGGCCTTGATGTAGTTGCTCGCATTCATCAGAACCAGCTTCAGGATGGCGGGTTCCTTGCTGTCTATGTGCAGGCAGAGATTGTAGTTCATATCCATTCTCCGGTAAAATTACAGCCGAAACAAAGGTGGCGACGCCGCGTTCATACAACGCCGCACACGGTACAAGTAGTAGCAGGGGGCAGGCCTTTTGCCAAGCGGCGCAGAGGCCTGATATCATCGTAGCCCAGCAATATTACTCATAAAAACGATACAATATGCGAATGTTTCTTGCTAAGAAAATCCATACAGCGTATAGTTACGTATGTGCAGTGTATTCAGCATAAAAACCCTGCGGCCCGCACGGCCCCTCCATGCCCAAAGCTCCCCCGGTAAGTACGTAGCCCCCTGGCTTGCACCGCTACGCGCGCTTTGCGCGTTGCTGCTCTTACTGCAGCTTTCCGGCTGCGGCCTGCTTTCGGCAAAGACCGAGGATCCCCACGAGCAAAAAGAGCAGGAATCCCTCGAGGCCGCATGGCGTGGCGACCCTGTGCCCTATACCCTGCGCATCAAGGTCAAGGACGGGCCATCCTCCCTTGAAGGCAAGATGAAGTCCGTGAGCCAGCTGGAGCAGCTTGCCAAGGAGCCGCCCGACAGCACGTTGGCCCTGGAACGCCGCGCCCGCGCCGATGTGGAAACAGCCGTCAAACTTCTGCACTCCCAATGTTATTATGAAGGCACAGCGGCCTTTGCTCTGGACGAAGAGACAAAGCCCGTGCGCGTGACCCTCACCCTTACGGCCGGGCCGCGTTACACGCTGGGCCGCGCCAGCGTGACCTACGATCCGCCGCCCGATGTGCCCGGCTATTTCAAGACCCGCGAGCGTGAAGTGGGCTTTTGGGGTCTGGAAACCAAAACCCTGCCGCCGCCGTCCTTTCCCACAACCCTGCCGGGGGTCGCCGTGGGTAAACCCGTGGTGGCCGACGCCCTGTTGAACGCCGTCGAAGATTTGCCCGAAAAACTGCGTACCCAGGGCTATCCCCTGGCGTCAGTGACCCAGTCGCGCTATACGCTTGACCCCGAAAAACGCCAGGTCAACGCCGACATCACCCTTGATCCCGGCCCGCCAGCCCTCATGGGCCGCATTGACGTGAAGGGCAATGCGGGCGTCAACGCCGCCTACCTGCAAAGGCTGGCCCTCTGGGTTCCCGGCGAGGAGCCGTGGGACGCCGAACTGGTGGATGATTATGCCAACAACCTGCGCGGGTTGGGGCTTTTCCGCTCTGTGGACATACGCCCGCAGGAAGAGCTGCTGACCAAAAATAGCGCCGCTGCCAACGGCGCGCCCACCAGAAACAAGGACGGCGTGCCCGTGCTGCCCCTGGAAGTGACCGTGGCCGAACTGCCCTTCCGTTCCGTGGGCGGCAGCGCCCGGTATGACACGGATACGGGTCTTGGCGTGGAAGGTTTCTGGGAGCACCGCAATCTTTTTGACAATGGGGAAAAGCTCGTGGTCAGCGCCCCCATCGCCACACAGGTTCAAGGCATCAAGGCGGCCTTTGAAAAGCCCGCCTTTCTTGTGCGCGAGCAGCGTCTGCTGGCGTCCGGCTCGGCCCTGCGCGAAAATACCGAGGCGTACAAAAGCACGGCAGCCAGCGCCTCCGCCGCGCTGGAGCGGCGCGTCTCGCGCTTCTGGTGGGCCAGCCTCGGTGCCGGAGGCCAGAGCGGCTCCATCAAGGAAAACGGCAAGTCCGAACAGTTTTACGGATATATAGGCCCCAGGGCCAGCGTGCGGCGCGACAGCCGCAACAATATCCTCAATCCCACGAGCGGTTCGGAAATCACCGTCAAGGCCAACCCCAACACAGGTTTTTACGGCGAAAGCTTCACGGTCATGGCCGGTTCGCTGGAAGCCAGCGGCTACT
Coding sequences within:
- the thiM gene encoding hydroxyethylthiazole kinase, producing the protein MRFFADILDTVRRRGPVVHCITNYVTVNDCANMVLAAGGSPIMADDIAEVEDVVTLAQALVINIGTLNSRTVEAMIVAGRRANSLGRPVVLDPVGAGATALRNSALQSLLREVRFAVIKGNISEIGFLAGEDARARGVDAEDASLVTEGSLKGASDMARRLSDSTGAVVVISGAIDIVAHAQGVWTVRNGHPLMARITGSGCMSAAVIGCCLGAAPEEAPQACLCAVSSMGVAGEIAAEAMVVGVGGGTGSYRSLLIDAMSMLDGPTLTCRADVKNG
- a CDS encoding DsrE family protein, with product MNYNLCLHIDSKEPAILKLVLMNASNYIKALPNESYQLVVVANGPSAIQFHKSNEEFRALAAPLQEQGVRIRVCANALANNNMTPEDLWPGCEVVPAGLVEIVRLQREGFAYIKP
- a CDS encoding autotransporter assembly complex family protein — protein: MLLLLQLSGCGLLSAKTEDPHEQKEQESLEAAWRGDPVPYTLRIKVKDGPSSLEGKMKSVSQLEQLAKEPPDSTLALERRARADVETAVKLLHSQCYYEGTAAFALDEETKPVRVTLTLTAGPRYTLGRASVTYDPPPDVPGYFKTREREVGFWGLETKTLPPPSFPTTLPGVAVGKPVVADALLNAVEDLPEKLRTQGYPLASVTQSRYTLDPEKRQVNADITLDPGPPALMGRIDVKGNAGVNAAYLQRLALWVPGEEPWDAELVDDYANNLRGLGLFRSVDIRPQEELLTKNSAAANGAPTRNKDGVPVLPLEVTVAELPFRSVGGSARYDTDTGLGVEGFWEHRNLFDNGEKLVVSAPIATQVQGIKAAFEKPAFLVREQRLLASGSALRENTEAYKSTAASASAALERRVSRFWWASLGAGGQSGSIKENGKSEQFYGYIGPRASVRRDSRNNILNPTSGSEITVKANPNTGFYGESFTVMAGSLEASGYYAPFHKDGRPDDKLILAGRVEAGAMSGAALRNIPGSLRYYAGGAGSVRGYPYQSVGPEDKNGDPLGGRSFQEISLEARYKVTDDVGIVPFLDGGMVYRDEVPRIIGDMDWGAGIGLRYFTPIGPLRLDVATPLRPRDGDPPIQIYVSIGQSF